The Phycisphaeraceae bacterium genome segment GTGGGCGGCCTGGGCATCATCCGGCGTGGCGGTGCGGCCCGTGCCGATGGCCCAGACCGGCTCGTAGGCGATGATGACCTGCCGCGTGGCCTGCTCGGGCGGCACGCCTTCCAGCCCGGCCCGCAGTTGACGCAGGTTGATGGCGTCCGTTTCGCCCCGCTCGCGCTGCTCCAGCGTCTCGCCGATGCACAGCACCACCCACAACGCGCCATCCAGCGCGGCGAGGGTCTTGCGGTTCACCAGATCATCATCCTCGCCGAGAATGTGCCGCCGCTCGCTGTGGCCGGTGAGCACCACGTTGACGCTCAGGTCGGTGAGCATGTCCACGCTCACCTCGCCAGTATACGCGCCGTCGGGTTCGTGGTAGACATCCTGGGCGCCCAGGATGACCCCGCCGTGGCCCAGCGCCTTGCCCACAGGCAGCAGGTAGGGAAAGGGGGGGAAGAGCGCCACATCCACGTGCTGAATCAGTTCGGCGCAGCCCGCGTTCACGTCGTCGGCGAGCTCCACCGCCGAGGCCAGGTCGGTGTTCATCTTCCAGTTTCCGCCCACGAAGGGCATACGATGCGGCATGGCTGGTGTTCCTTGCGGGGAGTACGCCTGAGCGCCGGGAGGTGACGATACGAGTGCCCGCGCCGACTGACCAGCCGAGGCGGAAGTGATCGAACCACGCCACCGGAATCGCTCTTGTGACAGCATCCACCGACCAAGCGCCTTGCTGCACCGTTCGCTGCATCGTACTCTGTGCGCTGCCGTTTCTCATCGTGGGCGTGCTGACGGCGATGTACCTGATTGCGCCGCGCTTCTACCTGACATACATCATCGAGGAGGCCAATCGCGAGCACGGGGCGGTGGAGATCGTGACGTTCTCCTCGGCGATACTGGGGGGGCTGTTGCTCCTGGGCGCGGGGTGGCGCCTGTTCGGGCGCGAGGGGCGGCGCCTCACGCCCCGCAGCGGGGCGGCCATCGTGGGCGTGGTGGGGTTGGCGGGCGTGTTCTTCGCCGGCGAGGAAGTCTCGTGGGGTCAGACGTGGTTCAAGTGGAAGACGCCGCCGGCCATCCGTGAGCACACCATCGAGACCAACCTGCACAACACCGACATTCCCGTGCAGGCCATGGGCAGCGTGTTCATCGCGGGCGTGTTCTTCGGTCTGCCGCTGGCGTGGCGTCTGCGCCGCGGGTGGCTGCCGGAGCGGTGGGGCGCGGCCATTCCCGCGGCGCCGGAAATCACCACCGTTGCGGTCGGGTTCGCGTGGAAGGAAGTGAAGACGGTGGCCAAGTTCTTCATCGCCGAGGAGGATCGGTTGACGACGCCCGTCTGGCGTGACTTCCTTGACCAGTTCAATGAGCACAAGGAGATGCTCATCGCCATCGGGCTGCTGATGTACGGCGTGTCACGGTGGCGGGCGCTGAGGTCGGGCGGGTGAATGGGCGGCGCGACATGGGTGGCGCGACGCTCCACCTGGCGCGTCTGCGCGATTCCCCGCACTTCAACGGAAGCAATACAGCGCCTGCTGGGTGCGCACGAAGAGACAGCCGTCCGCGATGGCGGGCGTGGACCAGATGTCGCCTTCGACTTCGACCTCGGAGAGCAACTCCCAGTCTCTCCCGGCCCGCAGCAGTTTCACCGACCCCCCGCGACCAGCCAGAACCAGGCGCCCTCCCGCCGCGACGGGCGAAGCGGCGTAGGCGTCGGTCGCGCCGGTGCGGTCCTGCTTGAGGACCTCGCCGTTCTGAGGGTTGAGGGCGGTGAGCAGGCCGCCATCCTTGATGAGGTAGAGCACTCCGTCGTAGAGCAGGGGCGATGGCATGTCGGGCATGCCGCGCCGGTTGGTGTACGTCCATTCCACGTGGCTGTCCGACACGTCGCCCTCGCCGCCCAGGCGGATGGCGAAGACGCCGCCGGTGGCCGTCTGGCGCTTGAGGGCCATGGCCCACTCCGATCCGTCCATGAAGGTGTCGTTGTCCAGGTCGTAGAGGAACCAGAGTTCCTTGAGGGCGGGGAACTCGAACTCATCGACGACGAGTTTCCCGTCCGCGTTCCTGTCGCGCGCGGCGAGGGATTCCTCCCACGTGCCGCTCAGCTTGGGCGCGCCGAACTCATTGGGCGCGCCGAACGCCGCGTGGATGAAGACGTGCGAGTGGTTCTCGTCCATCACGGGAACAGTCTTGGTCTGCCACGCCATGCCGTTCACCCACCAGAGTTTTTCGCCGGTCTTGACGTCGTAGGAAACCGTCTCGAACGAGCCCGCGACGATGACCTGCTCCGGGCCGTCCTTGGGTCGCGCGATGGCGGGCGTGGCGTAGCTGTGCGCGAAGCCGGGCCGCTCCGCCCGCCAGCGCGGCTCGCCGGTGAGCGCATCCAGCGCCGCGACGTGCGAATCGGTGTCCTGGTCGCATTGCACGATCACCAGCCCACAGGCCAGCACCGGCGATGACGACATGCCGTGCGGCACGTTGAACGGCGCCATCTCGCGCTTCCACAGTTCTCTGCCCGACAGGTCATAGCAGACCAATCCGAAATGCTCGTAGAGCACGTACAGGCGCTCGCCGTCGCTGGCGGGCGTGGATGACACCGGCGAGTTGGGCGTGCCACGCTTGGCCGGCAGGGGCGTGGGGGCCTCGACGCGCCACATCGGCTCGCCGGTGGCGCGGCTGAGGGCCAGGGTGAACGACTTGCCGTCCGCGTGCGTGGTGAGGATGACCATGTCACCCACCACGACCGGGGAGGAGTACCCCTTGTCGATCTCGCGCTTCCACAGCAGGTGGCTGTCGAGGTCCAGTGCCTCGGGCAGCGTGGATTCCGTCACCCCCGACCCGTTGGGGCCGCGAAAGCCCGGCCAGCCGGGCTCGGCCGCCGCGCCCGCGAGCATGGCGCAGCCCGCGAAGCCAAGGAGCACGGAGACGAACCGTACAGTGGAAGCGGCCGACGACGAAGAGGAGCGTGGCATGTGGAACAGCACCCCGCGTGAGGTTGGGCGGATGGACGATGCAGGGTGTATGAGCGGGGAAGGGCGCGGTTGCGGGAGGCATTCAAAGGATGGCGGCATGACACCCCGATCCTCAAGGCGTTGAGCCGCGAGGATCGAATCGGTGCAAGGACGCACCGGCTTGCGGAGGGGTGGCGCGACGCTCCGCGTCGTGCATCCTCACTGGTCATCAATCGGGCTGGTATCCGGCACGGTGATCTCACCGGGCGGCTGGTCGTCGCCCTCATCATCCTCGCCGCCGCGCGGCGTGCCCAGCCCCTCGGGACGGGGAGGTACGGGGCGGCTGACCCACTTGAGTTCGCCCTTGAGCGCGGGAATGACCGCCTTCTGAGCGAGGATCGCCGTCAACCGCCTGGCTCCGTGGACGTTGAGGTGCGAGAGGTCGCGGAAGACCGTCTCATCGAACGTCTCGCCGAGATCCTCGATGTGGAGATATGGGGCACGGTACTTGTTCGTCAGCCGCTGGGCGATGCGGCGCATCTGCTCCAGCGTGCCGCGGGGGTAGTTGCGGCGGAGAGTTTCGGAGAGCGGCACCTCGTACACGATGATGGTCACGCCCGCGTCCCGGCACTGTGACAGGATCGACTCGAAGCGCCGCGACGCCTCGCCCCCAAGCGGATGGCGGTTGCCCTGCATGCGAGGACGCAGGTAGCGTTGCACGAAGGCGTCTCTCACCGGGTGATCCGCCAGCCGCCGGTCGGGTTCATCCACCTGCTGGAAGGTCAGGTCGCCCGCGATAGGGTTGGAGTGGATCGATTCCCAGCCGAGCAGAGCCCGCAATCTGATCCACGCGATGTCGCGGTAGGCGTAGAGGCGGCACCACCGGCCGGCTTCGTTGTGCATGGCCATCGCCCGCAACCGACGGGCGGCGTTCGCCGGCAGGGTGGCGGCCTCGCGTTCCCAGTCGTCCAGCGTCCACAGCCGCCCGGCGTGACGCGCCGCCGCCGCCTTGGTGGAAAGTTGCAGCGGCGAGATGCCGTAGAGGATCAACTTCGGCTTTCGCCGCTGGGAGAGCAGCACGCGGACGATGGAATCGACTTCATCTGCGCCGGCGGCCGGTGATGCGTAGTTGCCCACGGTCACGGTCCGCCCCAGGGCGGCCTCGCAGGCGGCGCGCAGGTCAGGGGCGGCGATCGACTCCCGTGCACGGCTGGAGCCCACGACCGCCACCTCCGCCGGGCCGTCCTTCTCGATGAAGTGCCGCACCGCCGGGTAGGTGCTGTCGCCCGCGTTGACGTAGGGAATCACCCAGCGCGACGGCGCCACGCGCACCGCGCCTTCGCACGCCAGGACCACCAGCAGCGCGGCGACCAGCGCCCACGGTGCGGCGCCCACGTCGAAGGGCTGCTCAGAACTGGAAGTAGATGAACGGGGATTCACCGAATGCTCCAAACAGCACGAAGCCCAGCATCAATGCCGCGTACACCGCCGCCCGCGCCGCCAGCGGCCAGCGGAAGACGATCATCAGGTCGCGCGAGCGGTACTGGATGAACTGTACGACGAAGAGGAAGATCATCAGCGCCGCCAGCGAGATGCCGCCGCTCGGTCCCATCAGATCCACCTGGCTGCCCAGGTCAGTGAACATGGCCCTGGCCATCGCCCACAACTGGTCCATCGACCGGGCGCGGAAGAGCAGCCAGCCCAGGCACGTCAGGTGGAAGAAGAAGACGATCATGATGACCTTCCACAGGTCGCGCATCCACTTCGCCTTGAAGGCGTACCAGCGCTCGAAATGTCCCTGCAGCATGCGGTGGATCGCCAGCAGCCCGCCGTGATAGATGCCCCAGAGTACGAACGTCCATGCCGCCCCGTGCCACAGCCCGCCGAGCACCATGGTGGCCATCAGGTTGACGTAGGTGCGCACCGGTCCCTTGCGGTTGCCTCCAAGCGGGATGTAGAGGTAGTCCCGCAGCCACGTCGAAAGCGAAATGTGCCAGCGCCGCCAGAAGTCGCTGGGATTGACCGCGAAGTAGGGCAGGTTGAAGTTGAGCATCAGGTCGAAGCCCATCATCCGGGCCGTGCCCCGCGCGATGTCGGAATAGGCGGAGAAGTCGCAGTAGATCTGGATGGCGAAGGCGTAGACGCCCAGCCACGCGGTGAAGCCCGCGCCTTCAGGCGGCTTGTCGCCCGCGAAGGCGGCGAACACACTGTCGCAAATCAGCGCCGCGTTGTCCGCCAGCACCACCTTCTTGAACATTCCCCACCCCAGCAGCCAGAAGCCCGTGTACACGTGCCACCGCGTGATGGGCAGCACGCGAGACATCTGCGGCAGCAGGTGGCTGGCGCGCTCGATCGGCCCCGCCACCAGTTGCGGGAAGAACGCCACGTAGAGCGCGAAGGAGAGCAGGTTGCGCTCCGCGCCCATCTGACCCCGGTACACGTCGATGGTGTATGAGAGCGTCTGGAAGGTGTAGAACGAGATGCCCACCGGCAGCACGATCTCCAGCACGTGGGGATGGGCTTCGATGCCGAACCGCTGCAGCACCTCCACCGCGCTGGTGACGAAGAAGCCGTAGTACTTGAAGAAGCCCAGCAGCCCCAGGTTGGCGACCAGAGAGGCCAGCAGGAAGGCCCGTCTGCGCCCCGCTTCGCCCAGCCGGAACATGCCCTCGTTGATGAATGGCCAGAGCAGCGCGACGACATAGCAGGCGATGATCGCCGGGCGCGCCCCCGTGTGCGATGGCCAGAGAATGTTGCCGAGCGACCAGTCGTATGTTCCGGCGCGCACCGACTCCCAGTTCACACCGACCAGCGCCAGACCCGACAGCACCAGCAACGCCGAGATGCCCGCGCGCCTGAGCCACGAGAGCCGCTCGCCAACAATGCCCAAGGCGGCCACGTAGTCGATCGCCGTGCTCAGGTAGATGAGCACCAGGAACTTCGCGTCCCAGTAGCCGTAGAAGTAGTACGACGCCCCCAGCAGCAGCACGTTGCGCCCGGTGATCCACCGGCGCAGCAGCAGCGTAAGCGCGTACACCACGACGAAGAAGACGACGAACTCGAAGCTCTTGAAGTTCAAGGGGCGGCGGATTCCGTCGTCTGAATGGCTGGGATGCGGCGCACGAGATTGGGAACCTGCGATCGGTGAACCTATCGAGCGGGGGGAAGGTCGTCAACCGGTGGAGCAGTTCACGTCGCTCGCCGGGGCGGATTGATCCAGCCGCTCCGTTCGTCGAACTCGACCGGCGAAGCGGACCACGTGGTCGTACCCCGCTTCGCGAAGTCGTTCAGCCCCCCGATCAAAGTCCCGCAGCAGATCCGCCGGCTTGTGCGCGTCGGCGGCCAGCATGGTCTCAATGCCGCGTTCACGACACGCGCGGAGCAGGTCCAATGATGGATACGCATCCGCGCAGGGCTTGCTCCACCCGGCGGTGTTGAGTTCCACCGCCAGCCCGTGCTCGGCGATGGCGTCCAGGGCGGGCTCGATCACGTCCCACGGCTGGGCGCGCGGGAGATGGCCGAACTTCTTGGGCAGATCGAGGTGGGCCACGATGTCCACCAGCCCGCTGCGGGCCATGCGGGCGAGCCGCTCCCAGTAGCCGCGGTGGAGGGCGTCGATGTCGTCCTGGGTGAGTTTACCCCAGCGCGAGGGGACGCCGTCCACCGGGAAATCACCAACGAAGTGGACGCTTCCAAGGACATAGTCAAAGGGATGCGCCGCCACCGCCCGCGCGAGGACCGACTCATGGCCATCGAACCAGTCCAGTTCCAGTCCGAGGCGCACGACGATGTCGCAACGGCTCATCTCAGCGCGAACGGCCTCCACGTAGTGAGTCAGTTGATCGGGCTTCATGCTCCACGGCACAACCCGCCCCCCGGGGTGGAGCGTCAAGTGGTCGGACAGGCCGACCTCGCTGACGCCCATCGCGGCGGCGGCGTCGATCATCTCCTTCACCGACGCCTTGCCGTCGCTGAAAGTCGAGTGATTGTGGTACGTGACGACCATGAGCGATGGTAGGAGGGAGATCTGGTGAGTCCCGTTCAGACCCGCGCCCCGCGCGAGAAGCGGTGCAGGCACACCGCCGCCGCCACGCCCACGTTGAGCGAATCCACGCCCGGCGCCATGGGGATGCGCGCCGCATCATCGCAGGCCGCGATGGTCTGCGGGGTCAGTCCCGACTGCTCTGAGCCGACGATCAGCCCCACCCGCCGCGGCGCGTTGATGGCGTCTATCGACCGGGCCTGTCCGCCCGTCGCGGCGGCGATCAGCGTCACGCCCCACTCGCGCCGCAGTCGCTGCAGGTCGCCAAGCCAGTCCGTCGAGCGCGCCCAGGGCGTGGTCAGTACGTGGCCGATCGACACACGCACGCTCTTGCGGTAGAGCGGGTCGTGGCATCGCGGGCTGAGGATGACCGCATCCACCCCGAACGCCGCCGCGTTGCGGAAGAGCAGCCCGATGTTGTCGATGTTGGTGATGTCCTCGCACAGCAGCAAAGTGAGATGATCCCGCCCGCGCGGCACAACGTGGTCAAGCGTGCGTTCGCTGGCGGGCGGGCGATGGCCCACCGCGATGACGCCTCGGTGAATCGGGAAACCCGCCACCCGCTCGATCGCCGCGGGCGACACCACGTACACCGGAACGGGCGCGGCGGCGGGGGGCTGCGACGGCGCTGCGGCGGCGCGCCCGATCTCATCCACGTGGGCCGCCGTCGTCATGATCGACTTCGTCATGCCGGGTATCGCGAGCATCTTGGCCACCGTCTTGGCCTGCTCACCCATGAACAGCCCCGGCCGCCCGGATTCACCCTTCAGATCGCGGTCGCGGATGTGCCGATAGTCCTCCAGCCGCGGGTCGGCGGGGTCGTCGATGGGGATGAACTCGAGACGAGGCGATTGTCGCACGATGCAGGATAGCTTGAACGATGGTGTGCCACGGCTCGGTGAGCCGCGCTGATCTTCTGAGACGGGAGATCGTGTGTAGAGTGACCGGCTGCCGGGAGATCGCGACACGCCCAGGCATTGAGGAATGAGCATGATCGGTCGTTTCGTCACTGCGGCTGTCTGGGTGGCGCTGGTCGCTGACCCGCCCGCGTTCATTCATGAGCCGGTCGAATCGTACGAGGAGCGAACGGTTCACGGCTTCCGCGTGCTGGTGAGCGCGGCGGCGCGGGCCAACCCCGACACCACCGACCCGGCCCTGCGCGTGCTGGAGGCCCAACTCGCGGCAGTGGTTGAAGTGATCCCGCCCAAGGCGCTGGGAACGCTGCGGACGATCCCCGTATGGGTGGAGCACATGAACCCCGACCGTCCCTGTGCGTGCTACCACGTCAGCGCGCGGTGGCTCACCGCCAACGGGTACCTCGCCCAGAAGGAGCGTTCGGTCGAGATCTCCAACCCGGTCAACTTCGTGCGGTGGGTTGAGCGCACCCAGCCGTGGATGACGCTGCACGAACTGGCCCACGGCTATCACGACATCGTGTTCGGCTACGGCGATGCGTCGATCCGCGCTGTGTTCGAGAAGGCCCGCGACGCCGGGCTGTATCAGCGCGTCGCCTACATCCACGGCGGCGAGCAGCGCCACTACGCGCTCACGAACCAGATGGAGTATTTCGCCGAATTGACCGAGGCGTACTTCGGCAGGAACGACTTCTACCCGTTTACACGCGAGGAGCTGCGCGAGTACGACCCGGACGGCTTCGCCATGATCGAGCGCTGCTGGGGCGTGCGCGAGGGCAGGCCAGTGGAGTCGGTTGGTGATCGGACCTCAGCACTGCCCGAGGGGTTCGAGCGGCGATGGGGCGTGCCGGTGCGGCGACCGACGCGCTGAGTGCGATCTGTGTGTGGTCAGTGGTCGGACGAAGATGTCGCGGCCAAAGAATTGGAGTCACAGGCGAGACGCCTGTGTCACTATTGATGAGCCGATCCCGGCTCAGTTGTGAATCATCCGACCCTCGGTGGCCAGGGCCGCCTCGTGGATGCTCTCGGCCATGGTCGGGTGGGCGTGGACGGTGGAGATGATGTCCTCCGCCGTGGCTTCCAGCCGCTTGGCCAGTCCGAGTTCGGCGATGAGTTCGCTGGCGTCCTCGCCGATGATGTGGGCGCCGAGGATCTCGCCGTACTTCTTGGTGGTGATGATCTTCACCAGGCCGTCCGCCGCACCCACCGCGATGGCCTTGCCGTGCGCCTTGAGCGAGTACTTGCCCACGTTGTACTCGATGCCCTTCTCCTTGACCGCCCGCTCGGTGAGCCCGATGGAGGCGATCTGCGGGTTGCAGTAGGTGCAGCCGGGAATGGCGTCGTAGTCGATGCCGATAGTGTGGTGGCCGAACATGCGCTCCACCGCCACGACGGCTTCCTCCGAGCCCTTGTGGGCGAGCGCGGGCGGGCCGATCACGTCGCCGACGGCGTAGATTCCCGGCACGCTGGTCTGATACGTGGGCTCCTTGGCGGTGCGGTAGTCGGTCTTGATGCAGCCCTTCTCGATCTGGATGCCCAGTTTGTCGCTGAACAGTCCATCGAAGCGGGCCGCCACGCCCACGGCCACCAGCACCACGTCCGCGTCGATGGTCTGCGTCTTCTTCTCGTCCTTCACATCGACGATGGTGACCTTGGCGCCGCCCTTGGACTTCACATCCACGGCCTTCACGGTGTGGCCCACGTGGAAGGTGATACCCTGCTTCTCGAACGCGCGCTGGGCGAGTTTGCTGATCTCATCATCCTCCACCGGCAGGATGCGATCGACCATCTCGACCACCGTCACCTTGGTGCCGAAGGCGTTGTAGAAGTAGGCGAATTCCATGCCGATGGCGCCCGAGCCGATGATGACCATGTGCCTGGGCTGGTCGGGCAGGATCATCGCGTGATACGAGGACACGATGGTCTTGCCGTCGAACTTGGCGAAGGGCAGCTCGCGCGGGGCCGCGCCGGTGGCGATCAGCACGCGGTCGGCGGTGAGCGTCTTCTTGAGATCCTTCCCGGTGCCGTGGTAGTAGTTGTCGTCGGGTGTGCGTACTTCGACTGTGCAGGGCTTGCCGCCTGTCTTTCCGGAGACGATGGTGGCGTGCCCCTCGTGGTGATCGATCTTGTTCTTCTTGAACAGGAAGGCCACGCCCTTGTTGAGCTGGTCGGTGACGCCGCGGGAGCGCTTGATGATCGTCTCCCAGTTGACCTTCACGTTGTCGAATTCGATGCCCCATTCCTTGCCGTGCTTGACGGCCTCGGTGTAGAGCTCGGCGTTATGCAGCAGGGCCTTGCTGGGGATGCAGCCCCAGTTGAGGCAGACGCCGCCCAGGCGGTTGCGCTCCACGCAGGCGACTTTTTTGCCCAACTGGGCGGCCCGGATGGCGCCCACGTACCCCGCGGGACCGGCGCCGATGACGATGAGGTCGTAGTGCGTGCTGTCTGCCACGGTTGATTCCTCGCAGCGATGTGAATGGTGGGCGGGATTGTAGCGGCGGAGCGCGGGGGGACGAGGGGTCACTCGCGCTCGCGCGGTCTCAGGGCGCGGTCCCGATGGCGAGGCGCGCGCATGAGCAACGGCTCGGTCGCGGGGTCCGCCGATCTGAACTCCCGCCTGGGGCGACCTACCCTTGGGCTCCCGGCCGCTCGGTGCGACCGACACCCAGGGTCCGCCATGCCCATTCTTGCGCTCAAACGATACCTGCGACGATGGCGTCTCAAGCGTCACGGCGTGTTCGAGGAGATCGAGGTCAATCGCCTCGCGCTGGCGTATGAGCACGGCGGCTGGATGATCTGCCCGGACGGCATCGGGCCGGACAGCGTCGTCTATTCCTTCGGCGTGGGCACCAACGTGGCGTGGGATCTGGCCATGATCGAGCGCTTCGGCTGCACCATTCACGCCTTCGACCCCACGCCGCGCAGCGTGCAGTGGGTTCGGTCGCAGCAGCTGCCCGGTCAGTTTCGGTTTCATGACCTGGGCATCGCCAACGTGGATGGCGAGAAGGCGTTCTTTCCCCCGCGCCGGGCGAGTTCGACCAACTATTCACCCATCGACCGCGGGCAGGCCTTCGACGGCAAGGAAGTGGTGAAAGCGCCGGTCGCCCGTCTGGCGACGATCATGCAGCGCCTGGGCCACGATCGGCTCGATCTGCTGAAGATGGACATTGAGGGCGGAGAGTACGACGTGATCGACGACATGCTCGCCAGCGATCTGGACGTGCGGCAGTTCATCGTGGAATTTCACCACAACTTCCGCACTGTCCCGCTGCAGCGCACGCTGGACGCGGTGGCGGGGCTTCGCAGGGCGGGGTTCCGGCTCTTCCACGTGTCGGATCGGAGCTACGAGATGTCGTTCATCCGCGGGGTGGCCTGACCGGGTAGAATCCATTGCTTGTGGACGGGCCTGCGGGGTCGCTGGGGGGGGACTGGGAGGTTCCCGTGCAGACCCACAAACGACATCATTCCACGCATGAGTTCATTTGCGAGCGTTTCGGTTCTCCCGAAGCCGCGGAGAAGTACGCCGCCGCGCAGGTGGGCACGGCGATGCATCGGCGCGAGGTGCGCTGCATCAAGCGCGTGCTGGGCGATCTGCCGGCGGGCGCCGCGGTGCTTGATCTGCCGTGCGGGACGGGTCGGCTGCTGCCCGCTCTCCTTCGGCGCGGGTATCGGGTGACGGAGGCGGATTCCTCGCCTCACATGGTGGAGAAGGCGAAGGAGACGCTCGCCCGCATCGGGGGCCGCGAAGAGCAGGTGCGATATATCGTGGCCGACGCCCTGAGCACGGGGCTGCCCGACCGCTCCTTTGACGCGGTCATCTGCAACCGACTGCTGCATCATTTTCCCGATTCGCAGACGCGGCGTCGCGTGCTGGCGGAACTGGCCCGCGTGGCGCGGGGACGAATCGTGGTGTCGTTCTTCTGCAGCGCGGCGTGGGATTCCGCGGTCTTCTTCGCACGCAATGCCCTGCGGCGCGTGCACCCGGATGACCGAGTGCCGATCTCGTACTCGACGATGTCGGCGGACGCGCGGGCCGTCGGGCTGCGTGTGGCTCGTGTGGCGGCCGTGCGGCCCGGCATCTCGAAGCAATGGTATCTCGGGCTGGAGCACGCCGAGGCGATGACCATGCTCAAGGCCGGATGAGCGCGGGAATCTCCCGGTCCGCATCAGGGTGGCGGCGTCGCAGCCGCGCCACGTCGAAGGTGGATTCGATCTCCGCCGCCGGCTCGCGCGACAGGGCGAAGGCGAGCGCGGCCCGCGCCACCGCCTCGGGGGCGACCGTGCCATCCGGGCACCACAGGTTGTAGTCCGCCCAGGCCAGCCGCATGGTGAACGGCCAGGCGCGGCCTCGCGGGTCGGTGGCGCGGGCCTCGAACGTCCAGCCGGCGCCCTGCTCGGTTTCGCGGAGGATCTCGATGCGCACGCGGGAGTGTACGCGGCGCGGAACCGGCGGCGGCTTCGTCGGTATACACCCACCCGACCCGGCGACCGGGCGCGAAGTCGTCGCGGCACGGGGCCTACACTGAACCCGCGGGCACGACGCCTGCCCGGTTCACCGCCCGATTCTCGTCGCCATCACCCGTTCACCCGTTCCACGACGCTGGTCATGACCTTTCTGCTCGAGATCATCCGGCTCGGACTGAGCAACCTGCGGCTGCACAAGCTGCGGTCGCTGCTCACGTCGCTGGGCATCATCCTGGGTGTGGCGGCGGTGATTTTGATGGTCTCGATCGGCGAAGGCAACAAGCAGGCCGCCCTGCGCAGCATCCAGGCGCTGGGGGCTTCCAACATCATCGTGCGCTCCGCCAAGCCGGCCCAGTCCAATACCTTCGCGTCGGGGCAGATGTCGATGGTGGTGAAGTACGGGCTGTCGTTCGCCGACTTTCGGCGCATCGAGCACAACTTTCCGGACGCGGAAGCAATCGTTCCGCTCAAGGCGGTGGCCTCGGAGGTCTCGTACAGCTCACAGCGCGACGTGAGCCAGGTGTTCGGTACGACGCCGCAGCTGATCGGCGTGACCAACCTGCGGCTCGAGCCGGGCAGTCGCTACCTGACCGACGAGGACATGGCGTCACGGGCGCCCGTGGCGGTGATCGGGTCGGAGATCGCCAAGAAGCTCTTCCGGCTGGATGAACCGATCGGGGCGGAGTTCCGCAT includes the following:
- a CDS encoding triose-phosphate isomerase, which encodes MPHRMPFVGGNWKMNTDLASAVELADDVNAGCAELIQHVDVALFPPFPYLLPVGKALGHGGVILGAQDVYHEPDGAYTGEVSVDMLTDLSVNVVLTGHSERRHILGEDDDLVNRKTLAALDGALWVVLCIGETLEQRERGETDAINLRQLRAGLEGVPPEQATRQVIIAYEPVWAIGTGRTATPDDAQAAHRVIRGELASLCGHEAAGAIRIIYGGSVKPSNAAALAAQPDIDGFLVGGASLKADEFIAIVRAAAGR
- a CDS encoding PQQ-binding-like beta-propeller repeat protein, translating into MLLGFAGCAMLAGAAAEPGWPGFRGPNGSGVTESTLPEALDLDSHLLWKREIDKGYSSPVVVGDMVILTTHADGKSFTLALSRATGEPMWRVEAPTPLPAKRGTPNSPVSSTPASDGERLYVLYEHFGLVCYDLSGRELWKREMAPFNVPHGMSSSPVLACGLVIVQCDQDTDSHVAALDALTGEPRWRAERPGFAHSYATPAIARPKDGPEQVIVAGSFETVSYDVKTGEKLWWVNGMAWQTKTVPVMDENHSHVFIHAAFGAPNEFGAPKLSGTWEESLAARDRNADGKLVVDEFEFPALKELWFLYDLDNDTFMDGSEWAMALKRQTATGGVFAIRLGGEGDVSDSHVEWTYTNRRGMPDMPSPLLYDGVLYLIKDGGLLTALNPQNGEVLKQDRTGATDAYAASPVAAGGRLVLAGRGGSVKLLRAGRDWELLSEVEVEGDIWSTPAIADGCLFVRTQQALYCFR
- a CDS encoding MBOAT family protein, with the protein product MNFKSFEFVVFFVVVYALTLLLRRWITGRNVLLLGASYYFYGYWDAKFLVLIYLSTAIDYVAALGIVGERLSWLRRAGISALLVLSGLALVGVNWESVRAGTYDWSLGNILWPSHTGARPAIIACYVVALLWPFINEGMFRLGEAGRRRAFLLASLVANLGLLGFFKYYGFFVTSAVEVLQRFGIEAHPHVLEIVLPVGISFYTFQTLSYTIDVYRGQMGAERNLLSFALYVAFFPQLVAGPIERASHLLPQMSRVLPITRWHVYTGFWLLGWGMFKKVVLADNAALICDSVFAAFAGDKPPEGAGFTAWLGVYAFAIQIYCDFSAYSDIARGTARMMGFDLMLNFNLPYFAVNPSDFWRRWHISLSTWLRDYLYIPLGGNRKGPVRTYVNLMATMVLGGLWHGAAWTFVLWGIYHGGLLAIHRMLQGHFERWYAFKAKWMRDLWKVIMIVFFFHLTCLGWLLFRARSMDQLWAMARAMFTDLGSQVDLMGPSGGISLAALMIFLFVVQFIQYRSRDLMIVFRWPLAARAAVYAALMLGFVLFGAFGESPFIYFQF
- a CDS encoding histidinol-phosphatase HisJ family protein, encoding MVVTYHNHSTFSDGKASVKEMIDAAAAMGVSEVGLSDHLTLHPGGRVVPWSMKPDQLTHYVEAVRAEMSRCDIVVRLGLELDWFDGHESVLARAVAAHPFDYVLGSVHFVGDFPVDGVPSRWGKLTQDDIDALHRGYWERLARMARSGLVDIVAHLDLPKKFGHLPRAQPWDVIEPALDAIAEHGLAVELNTAGWSKPCADAYPSLDLLRACRERGIETMLAADAHKPADLLRDFDRGAERLREAGYDHVVRFAGRVRRTERLDQSAPASDVNCSTG
- a CDS encoding RNA methyltransferase; the encoded protein is MRQSPRLEFIPIDDPADPRLEDYRHIRDRDLKGESGRPGLFMGEQAKTVAKMLAIPGMTKSIMTTAAHVDEIGRAAAAPSQPPAAAPVPVYVVSPAAIERVAGFPIHRGVIAVGHRPPASERTLDHVVPRGRDHLTLLLCEDITNIDNIGLLFRNAAAFGVDAVILSPRCHDPLYRKSVRVSIGHVLTTPWARSTDWLGDLQRLRREWGVTLIAAATGGQARSIDAINAPRRVGLIVGSEQSGLTPQTIAACDDAARIPMAPGVDSLNVGVAAAVCLHRFSRGARV
- the lpdA gene encoding dihydrolipoyl dehydrogenase; amino-acid sequence: MADSTHYDLIVIGAGPAGYVGAIRAAQLGKKVACVERNRLGGVCLNWGCIPSKALLHNAELYTEAVKHGKEWGIEFDNVKVNWETIIKRSRGVTDQLNKGVAFLFKKNKIDHHEGHATIVSGKTGGKPCTVEVRTPDDNYYHGTGKDLKKTLTADRVLIATGAAPRELPFAKFDGKTIVSSYHAMILPDQPRHMVIIGSGAIGMEFAYFYNAFGTKVTVVEMVDRILPVEDDEISKLAQRAFEKQGITFHVGHTVKAVDVKSKGGAKVTIVDVKDEKKTQTIDADVVLVAVGVAARFDGLFSDKLGIQIEKGCIKTDYRTAKEPTYQTSVPGIYAVGDVIGPPALAHKGSEEAVVAVERMFGHHTIGIDYDAIPGCTYCNPQIASIGLTERAVKEKGIEYNVGKYSLKAHGKAIAVGAADGLVKIITTKKYGEILGAHIIGEDASELIAELGLAKRLEATAEDIISTVHAHPTMAESIHEAALATEGRMIHN
- a CDS encoding FkbM family methyltransferase codes for the protein MPILALKRYLRRWRLKRHGVFEEIEVNRLALAYEHGGWMICPDGIGPDSVVYSFGVGTNVAWDLAMIERFGCTIHAFDPTPRSVQWVRSQQLPGQFRFHDLGIANVDGEKAFFPPRRASSTNYSPIDRGQAFDGKEVVKAPVARLATIMQRLGHDRLDLLKMDIEGGEYDVIDDMLASDLDVRQFIVEFHHNFRTVPLQRTLDAVAGLRRAGFRLFHVSDRSYEMSFIRGVA